Proteins co-encoded in one Synergistes jonesii genomic window:
- a CDS encoding asparaginase domain-containing protein yields MEKVLVISTGGTILSADRGDGVLPDAGAARSVLSKAEEILNAKGCRCEICQMFGCAGVDSSDVSPAEWLALSKKINEEAERGVKKFLVVHGTDTMAYTAAWLSLTAPAGVSVVLTGSQRTPDAPDFDGEENLRGAAKSLSSGKSGVFLHFAGKDYAGAFVHKENSSALAAYVATGRGTLPRAWKNTALGVVDWCEAAARMELIQLHPAALPLFSPRKIIILEGYGAGNMPRRVRAALCEAFAPCAEKPAIIAASSCAQGKKSPSFYGGVGIAGLAAENFSVFNQGSYSLEFLIALSYFSLSADAEEPEKILSLYLEKY; encoded by the coding sequence ATGGAAAAGGTCCTTGTGATCTCGACCGGAGGCACGATACTCTCCGCCGACCGCGGCGACGGCGTGTTGCCGGACGCGGGCGCCGCGCGCAGCGTGCTTTCGAAGGCCGAAGAGATCCTGAACGCAAAGGGCTGCCGCTGCGAGATATGTCAAATGTTCGGCTGCGCCGGCGTCGACAGCTCTGACGTTTCACCCGCCGAGTGGCTCGCCCTCTCGAAAAAAATAAACGAAGAGGCCGAGCGCGGCGTGAAAAAATTTCTCGTCGTCCACGGCACAGACACGATGGCCTACACCGCCGCGTGGCTCTCGCTGACGGCGCCGGCCGGAGTCTCCGTCGTGCTGACCGGCAGCCAGAGGACGCCTGACGCGCCCGATTTCGACGGAGAAGAGAACCTGCGCGGTGCGGCGAAGAGCCTCTCTTCCGGTAAAAGCGGCGTTTTTCTGCACTTCGCAGGAAAAGATTACGCGGGCGCGTTCGTCCACAAAGAAAATTCCTCGGCGCTCGCGGCCTATGTCGCTACGGGGCGAGGGACTCTGCCGCGCGCGTGGAAGAACACGGCTCTCGGCGTCGTAGACTGGTGCGAAGCCGCCGCGCGGATGGAGCTGATACAGCTGCACCCCGCGGCGCTGCCCCTCTTTTCGCCGCGGAAAATCATCATCCTCGAAGGCTACGGCGCGGGGAACATGCCGCGCAGGGTGCGCGCGGCGCTTTGCGAAGCCTTCGCGCCGTGCGCCGAAAAGCCCGCGATCATCGCTGCGAGCTCCTGCGCGCAGGGGAAGAAATCGCCCTCCTTTTACGGCGGAGTCGGCATAGCGGGGCTTGCCGCAGAAAATTTTTCCGTTTTTAATCAGGGGAGCTATTCACTTGAATTCTTAATTGCATTATCATATTTCTCGTTATCGGCTGATGCGGAAGAGCCTGAGAAAATACTGAGCCTGTACTTAGAAAAATATTGA